Part of the Zingiber officinale cultivar Zhangliang chromosome 6A, Zo_v1.1, whole genome shotgun sequence genome, CAAGTCAAGAGACAAACATTTATAATTTCTTCACAAATAAAATATCTTTGTGGAATTGTTCCACaaccatttttttttccttagccAATATTTGAGGAGAGTAGGGGTTAAGTAGTAGAGTGCAAGATTGGTAAATACTTTGACAAGTGTGCAAATGACACCATTTTTTATTTCCAAAGTGTCATCATTCATTTGACTTTTATTTTGGCATAGATCAATAGATCGAGAGAAAGAAGATTgccaaaatatataatttcttgttGCTTTCTTGCCATCATTATGATTGAGATCCCAAATTTGGAGTAAGGCTTAGGAGTGTATATATGTATCTCCAATGTATGGCAACTTGTTGGAATACTTAATGATTTACAACGTAGTGAAAATATCGTGCTTGATCAGGATCTTGGATGTTAAATTCATTAAATAACCGATGTAAGTATCATAATATGTCATCTATTTAAAGTGGTTTGATCAACGAAACTAGCTTGGTTGACCAAATGTAAATGCTTTGATCAAACAAATTAAAGTAGTCTATCATTGGAATGAAAATTAAGTGAAATTCAAAGGTTCAATTGGCTAAAGCAAAGTCTTAGGTTTTCTAAGCTCCAACAAAAGTGGTTGAATTAGAATATTTGAGCCTCAACCCGTCACTTAGCTTGCAACTTGTTATTAACTTTGATCAACCTGAAAATCTAACATTCTAGAACTCTTAACTTGTTCTCAATACCTATACTTGGAAATTGACATGAGGTTAATATTAACGGTGATTGAGCTTATATAGGTGACTACTTTAATCGAAGTTCAATAAGATTTATTTACATATAACATATCCAATTCTTACAATATGAATGAACTCTTTTTAAGTTTCAAGTTCTCTTTGGTGATATCTCTCCACAGTTTCATTCTCAATTCAACCAACTTGTCATCCTACTTCGAACCCAAGAATTTGTACACTTAACTATGTTAAATACAAAACACTACTTCAGTCGATCTTATCGAACACCAAAACTCATGAAAGATTAACCATGAGGACATGACAACTGGTTTAtgaaatgaaaaatatatattacgAATACATTACATTTTGATAAGAAATAACCATGTGTATAAAATTGCTAAAGTGATTCACAAAGAGAGCATAATAAAGAAATCCTCCTCCATTAGATAAAACAAGGGAAGAACTTAATTTAACCATTGTCAAAAATGAATTATTTATAGTAAGCAAAATATCTCTCATGAAGGTAAATTAAGTCACGGTAGAAATACCATAGCAGCTAATGGTTTATTGAACAATTTGAGGAGAAGGATGTCAAATATTCACCAATGAgaaaaaccaaaaaaaacaaGTTCAAGATGAAATTCAAAATGATGAAACAATTTGGtgaattcaaatattcaaaaagATGAGTCTATAAAAGCACACGTTTAGCTCCAATTCCTCCATCACTGCcatcacttcttcttcttcttcttcttctgtcttcttcttcttcttcttcttcttctgtcttcttcttcttcttcttcttgcaattGATAAAATGATAAGTTTTAGAAAGATGAGCTTCCTTCTTATTTGCGTCTTCTCTACAGCTCTACTGGCGAGCCTCCTCATCCCTTACTCCTCCGTCCACCTCCGCAACTCCACCTCTCTTTATCGCCTCTGGATCACCTCCCAGCTCATCGTCCTCATCATCTGGAAGATTTCCCCCGCCAAATCCGACGCCGACCAACCCCAACAGAGGACGGAGCTCGACCTGCCTCCCGGCGTAGAGGACCCGGCACTGGAGCTGAGCTGGTACTCCCCGCCATCCAACGAGCCGGCGGCGCCGGAGGAGGCCGAGAGGGAAGTGGCGATGGCGACCGAGAACCCCTCTATGGACGACGCGTGGCGGGCGATCGTCGCAGGGAGGGGCAAGCGGGTGCTGAGGAAGAGCGAGACTTGGGAGCGGCGCGGGAGGGGGGATGCGGAGAGGGCGGCGGCCGCAGCCTTGAGGAGGTCGGACACGGCGAAGGGGTGGAGACGGCGAGAGAAGCTGGTGGAGAGCCAGGAGGAGCTGCTCCAGCGCGTGGAGAAGTTCATCGAGAAGCATTACGATCACCTCCGCCTTCAGAAGCAGGAGTCGGAGAGCCGCCGCTTCTTGGAGAGGCAGCTTCTTCGTCACTAGCCAGAACACCATGCATCTCATCTAATTGTATGCATTTACAGCCAATTCCAATTCACAATTGCAGCAAAAAATCAAACTATATACATATAATCTTCGCTTTCTCATGCCATTTTTGTCTCTGTTTGTCGATTTGCAGGTGCAGAGCATGCATCGACTCGATCGAACTGCCGATTCCTGTACATACTGAATGCTATATTAAAGAGCTATCTATGAACTCGCTGCGCCGCCTGTAAATACGCAAATCTTTGTGTGATGTGTGTTTGTTTGCATGGAATAATTACTGTATTTAAGTTCGAAAATTGGACCAATTCAGCACAAAAGGGAACAATCTCGTGGAagaaatatttatatttgttcaTACTTAGATGAAGCACCAGAGTTTCGATCTAATTGAAAGACTTAGTTGTGCTTTTGTTTACTTGGAAGAGAAATGGTAATGGACAAGAAAATGATTCCATTAAGGTGCTTGGATAAGGTAGTTGTTGGGACCGGTAAGTTGTtagaggaggtgaatagcgaTTCACTTTGTTTCTCTTCGGTGATCATGTACTCATCTATAAAAGATTAGTACACAGTGGAAATATAAAAACAGacacaaaataaaatacaagtaTAGAAAATGTCTATTTTACATGATTTGAAATCTACTATTGCTAATCTACGGCCTAAAGTTTTAGTAGTAACATCACTATTCTTTTTTATTATTGAACATTCCGAAGGTGGAAAAACCTCTTAAGACACGAGATCTTTCTTTTGCTCATTTTGTAGTTGCTTTAGCCTGAAGGTCTAGGAATACAATACCATTCGCCCACAAAATCTCTAAGAATTGGCCCGTAGAATCTTCTTTAACATGGCATGATTTTTTTCACCCAATAATTAATTGTCTGTCACAATCAATCGATTACTTTATTGTCGATTCGAACGTTATTTTGCTCTATCAACCCAATGACTCGATCGAACTTAGCAACAATCTGACTTCTTGACACCATTAGTTGACAATGCTAATCAATCGAGTTTCCAAATTGAATATGAAACTTTTTGTTTGCTCCAAATGATATCATCTATCAATCGATTGTTCATGCCACAATAATGTCTAGAATCCCTTTAACCTGAATTCATGGTTTCGGGTCATCAATTGATTGATAAACCTATATTAGTTCACAAATACTTTTATTTCAACCTTACTAAGGTTGAACTCTCACTTTACCTAGTCTTCGATTGACTCTAATTTATCAGGTTTTCTTTGCTTAGTATCTAATTAACTTAGACCTATTGGAACttatttattgtcaaacatctggtTCTCCTTGACTTGTTTAGACTTATCAACTCATGCTTAACATTCAATTAACATTGACCTAATATGACTTCTCTATCGTCAAACATTTAGTCCTCCTGAATCCGTTTGAACTTTTCATCTCATGCTTAACATCTAGTCTTCtatgacctattaggacttcgtGTCTAACATCTGGTCCTTCATAACCTACCAGGACTACAGTTCAACATACCTGACATTTGGTCCTTTATAACCGGTTAAGACTTTCATCTACATGTCTAACATTTGGTCCTCCATACATGATCTATTAAGACTTCCATCCAAATGCCTAGCATTCGATCATTTGTGAACTATCATGATTTTACTTCTCGTACCTAACATCTAATACTTAATGACTAAACAAAATTTTTATCATtatcaagtgttcggtcaattgtAACTTAGTTGGACTTCACCACACATGCCAACTCCCTACCGGGTTTCCAATTGTCATGTGCATGTCTGATCAATCGTGATCTACTTGAACTTCTCCCTCATCAACTTCTTGCTGGACACTTAActgtcaagtatccagttaacTATAATCCACTTAGACTTCACTCTTGCCAACTCCTTATTAAACTTTCAACCATTAAGTGTCTAGTCAACTATAATCCACTTTGCACTTCTTCATTATCAAATATCCGGTCaattttgatttttgactcaGCCATCAAACACGTAAGCTCAAATC contains:
- the LOC121994459 gene encoding uncharacterized protein LOC121994459, yielding MISFRKMSFLLICVFSTALLASLLIPYSSVHLRNSTSLYRLWITSQLIVLIIWKISPAKSDADQPQQRTELDLPPGVEDPALELSWYSPPSNEPAAPEEAEREVAMATENPSMDDAWRAIVAGRGKRVLRKSETWERRGRGDAERAAAAALRRSDTAKGWRRREKLVESQEELLQRVEKFIEKHYDHLRLQKQESESRRFLERQLLRH